A genomic segment from Diospyros lotus cultivar Yz01 chromosome 5, ASM1463336v1, whole genome shotgun sequence encodes:
- the LOC127801042 gene encoding homeobox-leucine zipper protein HOX11-like: MELGLSLGESSRPPFGFLAKDRGVRATGNGGLGLALGFSSNGKQPESGQASGVRDDGDKSEEATKRGSRNGDHHHHPLQLDLLPLAPVSRHSSSHQPGLSWPSDNGSSEGGSSGMRGLDVNRLPPPPPQDPEDGAAVSSPNSVASSFRMDFCMYRGAGGSAGAGSKRDSEAAGNDSTEGERVGCRNSDDDDNGLTRKKLRLSKEQSAYLEESFKEHSTLNPKQKIALAKQLNLRPRQVEVWFQNRRARTKLKQTEVDCEYLKRCCETLTEENRRLHKELQELRALKTSTPFYMQLPATTLTMCPSCERVATTTTTTTTSATAAANSGDPSPKAAGPFPLSRPRFYPFSQPHQSAAS; encoded by the exons ATGGAGCTGGGTTTGAGCTTGGGAGAATCGTCCAGGCCGCCGTTTGGGTTCCTGGCAAAGGATCGAGGCGTAAGAGCCACCGGCAACGGCGGCCTGGGTCTGGCCCTGGGCTTCAGCTCCAACGGAAAACAACCTGAGAGCGGGCAAGCAAGCGGTGTACGCGATGATGGCGATAAATCAGAAGAAGCCACAAAGAGAGGCTCAAGAAATGGCGATCATCATCACCACCCTCTCCAGCTTGATCTCCTCCCTCTCGCTCCTGTTTCTCGCCACAGTTCTTCCCATCAACCGGGGCTGTCTTGGCCTTCCGATAATG GGAGTTCGGAAGGGGGTTCATCGGGGATGAGGGGCCTGGACGTGAATAGGcttccgccgccgccgccgcaggATCCGGAGGATGGGGCGGCGGTGTCTTCACCCAACAGCGTGGCGTCGTCGTTTCGGATGGATTTCTGCATGTATAGAGGCGCCGGCGGGAGCGCCGGAGCCGGAAGCAAGAGGGACTCGGAAGCCGCCGGCAACGACAGCACAGAGGGCGAGAGAGTGGGCTGCAGAAACAGCGATGACGACGACAACGGCCTCACCCGCAAGAAGCTCCGACTCTCCAAGGAGCAATCTGCTTATCTTGAAGAGAGCTTCAAAGAACATAGTACCCTTAATCCC AAGCAAAAGATTGCGCTTGCAAAACAGCTTAATCTTCGTCCACGCCAAGTGGAGGTCTGGTTTCAGAATAGAAGAGCAAG GACGAAGTTGAAGCAAACGGAGGTGGATTGCGAGTACTTGAAGAGATGCTGCGAGACGCTAACAGAAGAGAACAGAAGGCTCCACAAAGAGCTCCAAGAACTAAGGGCTCTGAAAACTTCAACCCCATTTTACATGCAGCTTCCGGCTACCACCCTCACCATGTGCCCCTCCTGCGAGCGCGtcgccaccaccaccaccaccactaccACCTCCGCCACAGCCGCAGCGAACTCCGGCGATCCATCTCCCAAAGCTGCTGGCCCTTTTCCTCTCTCCCGGCCCAGGTTCTACCCTTTCTCTCAACCTCACCAATCTGCAGCTTCGTAA